Sequence from the Ochrobactrum sp. Marseille-Q0166 genome:
CAGCATCAGCAGCATCGGCAGATTTATGCACAGCACCATGCCGAGCATGAATTGCGACGGTATTGCAAGAAGCAGTCCGGCAGGTATCAGAAACAAGCCCAGCACGAGCATAAGCGGAAAGAAACTATCAACTAACGGCAGCAGAGCGAACTCAAAGACAAAGGCCGCAACAATCACAATCATCAACAATTGGCCAAACTTGCGCATAACCGGAACCGGATCATCCATCGCTGCAAAAAGACAGCAAAAGATACCAGCCATCATCGCGGCTGCACCGCCCTGCGACCAGCCCGTTGCAATCCAAAATGCGGTCGCAACACATGTCGAGATAAAAGCACCAAAACCCGACAGAAAGGCCATGCCATAATCTCTGTGCTGCGGACGGGTTTTCAGATGCGCATCATAACGACGCCACCGAAGCGAATGTCGCGAACCGGAAACAATGTCCTGACGCAGTGTAATACAGTCGCTCCATATCTGAACCAAATCTCTCACGCGTGCTGCAACATTAAATGGCAACAGCTCACTCCATGTGTCGGCATCCCTGCCATAGCGTTCGATCTCATCGATATAGCCCAACAAAACCGCGCGGCGCTGCTCGGTAAGATTCTCTCCGCTTTCAATCCAGCTGCAGGTTTCATCAAGCAATTTCTGCACTGCCGGATGCCAAGGCTTTTCTCCTTCGCCAGGCTTGAGAAGCAGTACATCATGCAGGCTCGAAATAATCGGCAAAACAGCCACCATGCGCTGCTGAAGAACATGCAAAAGTGTACCCAGATTGCGGATTGATGATGTATCATAAGCCACATGAGTGGTCAGGTTGCGCAGTTCCAAGGCATCGGCGGCAAGCCGCTGACGGTCGCGGCGAAATTCCGGACTGTCTCCTTTGCCACGTAATGTCTCTAATAAGAGCATGGAGCCGTCGCGCAGCCAATTGTCGATACGAGCTACGACAACCGGACCGCTGTGGCGCGGAAATACCAAACGATTGACCACTGCTGCGCAGATAATGCCAATCGCAATTTCTTCAACGCGTCCCACTGCATAGGCAAAAGTTGTCTCTGGGGCCGATACAACCACAAAACTTGCAATGGCTACAGTGTAACCAGCCAGCATGAAGAGATAGCTGCGCGGCGTACCATCAAGCAGACTGATTGCAAGGCAAAGCCCCATCCACAGGCCAATAGCCAGTGTCAGGATTTCCGGAGAATTGACTAGATTTGGGACGAATAGAATCGTCACTGCACCGCCGATAATGGTCCCGATCAGCCGGTAAAACCCCTTCGACGTCGTGGCACCTGAGAGCGGATGCGCGACGATATAGACCGCCGCTATCGACCAATACGGATTGGGAAGGTCTGCCATAAGGGCGATCCACAGCGCAAGCATCGCCGCCGCAAACGTCTTCAGGGAGAAGACGACGTCCCAAAATTTCGGCAATGTTTCAACTGGTTTCGTCATCAATATCTCAAGTTTTACTTACGGTTTTCATGGATGCCGCATTCAGGATGGCCGGTTTTGAAACTTTTCGTTTAGTTCCCGCAGCACATCCATCGCGATATCGACGGAATCCGGGTCAAGATCACCGAGAAAGGCAGTACGAAGTCGCGCAGAGGTTTTGTCCACTTTCAAAGCGAGCTCGCGTCCTTCGTCCGTCAACTGGATAAGCTTCACACGACGATCTGTATCATCGGCAATACGTTGGATAAGTTTGTCTTTTTCCAACTCATCCACCACACGGACAATTGTTGCGCCCTCAATGCCAACCCTCTCGGCCAGCACGCCTTGCGGTATGCAATCGCCGTGCCGCAACAAGCTAATGAGTGGCAATGCTTTTGCATCTGAGAGGTTGTGCTCCGCCATGGCGGTATCAAAAGCTTTGCGCCAACCGCGTGCGTTTGCGGAAAGCAACGAAGCAAATTCAACCCAGGCCTGTCTCATGATTTAAGTTCCATTCAAATAGATAGCTTCATATCTATATGTATACAATCTTGTTTGTTTCAACTCATATTCTGATCCCATCAAAAAATCGTGTAGACGTCTGCGTGCCTTGCCCAATGCAACCAAAGGGCTTGACCATGCCCCCGCGCCTCTGCCATCGATGCGATCATGCGCGCAAATTATAAAATGCAACGAATTTATATCGAAACTGGTATAAGCGACGGCGTTAGTGCAGAAGCACCGACGCAAGCCGCCCATTATCTCACACATGTCCTGCGTTTGAAGGAAGGCGACGAGGTTCTCGCCTTTAACGGACAGGACGGCGAATGGAAGGTCAGGCTTCGTCCCGAGGGCAAGAAGCGGCTCTTTCTGGAAGTGATCGAACAAACCCGCCCACAGCCAGCACCTTGCGACCTGATCTATTGCTTTGCACCGCTCAAACAGGGCCGGCTTGATTACATGGTACAGAAAGCCGTGGAAATGGGTGCTGGCATTCTGCAGCCGGTGGTCACACAACATACACAAGTGCCCAAGCTTGGCACAGACCGCATCAAAGCCAATGCGATTGAAGCCGCCGAACAATGCGGTGTGCTTGCCATCCCCGAATGCCGTGAAGCAATACGCTTTGATCGCTTTCTGGAGCAATGGGACCAATCGCGACGTTTGATCTTCTGCGATGAGGGCCATGAGACAGATGACCCATTGACCATTTTGAGCGAACTCAAAAACGGCCCTTATGCTGTTCTGATTGGGCCAGAAGGCGGCTTTTCGGAAAGCGAGCGCCGGCAATTGCGCGAACTGCCTTTCGTCACAGCGATACCGCTTGGGCCGCGCATTCTGCGCGCTGATACCGCGGCCGTTGCGGCGCTTACACTTGTGCAAGCAGTATTGGGCGACTGGAAAGCACGAGCATGAACTCAAGAAAATCCAATCTTCAATGAAATTGACTTGCGTGATTTGACAAATTTGTCCAATCACGCTGACAAAGATAAATCGACTAGGGACACAATACATGGCGCGCGATACGACCGATGAAACAGCACTGACCGGTGTTGAAGAACTCGCAGCCTATCTTGCTGAAGGTAGCAAGCCGAAGGATGCGTGGCGCATCGGCACCGAGCACGAGAAATTTCCTTTCTACGTCGCGGATAACAGCCCTGTTCCCTATGAAGGTCCGCGCGGAATCAAAGCCATTCTCGAAGGCATGAAGGCCAAACTTGGCTGGGAGCCGATCATCGATGAGGGCAATATTATTGGCCTCGTTGAACCGACCGGACAGGGTGCGATTTCGCTTGAACCGGGTGGTCAGTTTGAGCTTTCAGGTGCGCCGCTTTCCTCCATCCACCAGACGTGCCGCGAAGTGAATGCGCATCTCTCGCAGGTGCACGAGATCGCGGAACCGCTGGGCATTCGTTTCCTTGGCCTCGGCGGCAGCCCGAAATGGACATTGGCAGAAACGCCGGTTATGCCGAAGTCGCGCTATAAGATCATGAGCAACTACATGCCGAAAGTCGGGCATGAAGGTCTCGACATGATGTACCGCACCTCGACCATTCAGGTTAATCTCGACTTTAGCTCCGAAACCGATATGCGCCGGAAGATGCAGGTTTCGATGAAGCTCCAGTCAATTGCGACGGCGCTCTTTGCCAGCTCGCCTTTCACTGAAGGCAAGCCGAACCATCTTCTGTCGTGGCGCTCCAATATCTGGCGCGACACCGACAACCAGCGCTCTGGAGTTTTGCCTTTCGTCTTCTCGGAAAACTTCGGCTTTATTGATTATGTCGAATGGGCGCTCGATATACCGATGTACTTCATTCTGCGAGATGGACGTTATCACGACTGCACGCATGTCACCTTCCGACAGTTCGTGAACGGCGCATTGAAGGGCGAAGTCAGCGATCCGGTTCCCAATATGGGCGACTGGACCAATCATCTTTCGACGCTCTTCCCGGAAGTGCGTCTCAAGCGCTTTCTGGAAATGCGTGGCGCTGACGGCGGTCCATGGCGTCGCATTTGCGCTCTGCCCGCTTATTGGGTTGGCCTGCTTTATGATGATGAAGCGCTCAGTGCGGCAGAATATCTGACCAAAGACTGGACTTATGAAGAGGTTCTGGCGCTGCGCAATGATGTCCCTGCAAAAGCCCTGAATGCCTCGTTCCGGGGTAAGCCAGTCGTGCAAATCGCACGCAAGACACTGGAAATTTCCCGTCTTGGTCTGCTTAACCGTAAGCAGCTCAATGGCGACGGCTTTGACGAAACCCACTTCCTTGCACCGCTCGAAGAAATCGTCGCAGCGGGTATCACCGATGCCGAGCGTATGCTTAAAGCCTATAACAGCGTGTGGGCGGGTTCGGTCGAACCGATCTTCCTGGAATACGCTTATTGAGTATTAAAAACAGTCGAGCTTATCTTCGACCGTAACCAGCGATGCGCCGGGTCACTTTCCCGGCGCTTATGCCATATCTGCACAAATGGTATCGGCGGCAGAACTACAGGCGCAGGCAGCACAATCAGATTATTGTCCTGCGGCAAATTCCTCAGCCCGCCGCGCGCAGTGGTCAGGATAAGATCTGTGCCAGCAATAAGCTGCGGCGCAACGCCCCAATGAGGCACCACCACAGCAATATGCCGTGTATGGCCCGCAAGTTTAAGGCTTTCCTCGATCTCTGTCGTCGCATCGCCACGCACTGCAACCAGTGCATGAGGACGGGCGAAATAAGTCTCCGCATCAAATGCTCGCCCTTCAAGACTTCGACGGTCGAGCAGACAGACATATTCATCCTGCATGATGACATCAGCGGCGATTTGCGCTGGCAGATGCGGAAAGACGCCAAAGCCCAGATCAATATCGCCATCGAGAATGCGCGCGATCATACCTTCACGGCTGAACTGACTGACTGCAAGATCAATTCCCGGCGCGTCCTGTCGCAATTCGCGCACTAACCTTGGCAGCAAGATACTGCCGCCATAATCTGACATCGAAAGATGAAAGCGATACTGTGTCGTTGCGGGATCAAATCCCTGCGGCCCAAGCACTGCACGAACACCCGTCAAAACCTCCGTTAGCGGCTTTGCAATTTCCATTGCCTTAAGCGTCGGTACCAACCCAGCGCCTTCACGCACAAGCAGCGGATCATCAAAAAGACCACGCAGACGCACTAGCGCATGGCTGACTGCTGGCTGGCTCATATTGAGCCTCACGGCAGCACGGGAGACGTGCCGCTCCGTCAGAAGCACATCCAGAATGACGAGCAAATTCAAATCAACATTTCTTAGATTATTCGTCTGATGCATATACAACTCGGTAATCTGAATTTCCAATTCACCAAACATATAACTAGATCAAAGCGAAAGGAATAGACGAAAGGACTTTCCATGCAGGCCCAGGGATCACTTACATTTCTCGTCGCAGCCCTCATTGCCGGTGCGGTGGTACCATTTCAGGCCGGTGCCAATGCGGCTCTCGGACGCGCACTTGGTCACCCGCTTTGGGCAACCATCGTATCGCTGGTTGTCAGCATCATCTGTGTGCTGCCGGTATTGCTGGCCATGAAAGTTTCGCTACCCACTTTCACCGGCCTCGCCGGACAGCCAAAATGGATATGGATCGGCGGCGTTGCCGGTGTGCTCTATATCACCGCTGCCATTTTGCTTGCGCCAAAGCTTGGGGCAGCCGGTTTCATGACTGCGGTCATCGCCGGGCAGCTGATCGCCTCTGTGCTGATCGATTACTTCGGCATCATGGGATTTGTATCAAGAGAAATCACGCCATCCCGCATAGCTGGTGTTCTGTTGGTGGCTGTGGGCGTCATCGTGATGCAGGGACCGTCGCTCTGGCGCAGTGCTGAAACTATCGCTACGGCAACAGTCAATAAATAAACAAAGGGCGCGGAAATCCGCGCCTTTTGTTCGTTAAGCAGAAACCTGCGTTCCCTTGCTCGGATCAGGGATAACGACAATCGTGCTGCCATCGCGTACATTGTTATAAAGATCAATGACATCCTGATTGAGCAGTCGGATACAGCCCGACGACACGGCCTTGCCTATGCTCCATTCTTCCGACGAGCCATGAAGCCGATAGATCGTGTCGCGACCATCCTTGTGAATGTATAGCGCGCGAGCACCAAGCGGGTTTTTCAAGCCGGGAGGCATACCGCCATTGGCAATACTATAAGGCATCAGCTCCGGCTGGCGCGCCACCATTTCATCCGGCGGCGTCCAACGCGGCCACTGGCGCTTATAAGCAATAATCGCACGCCCTGCCCACGAGAACCCATCGCGTCCGACGCCGATGCCGTAACGCATGGCCCGGCCATTGCTGCGAACATGATAGAGATATTTGTTCGGCGTATCGACGATGACAGTGCCGACCTTTTCGCTGGTCGGATAATCGACTTCCTGCCGCCAGAATTTCGGATCGACTTTGGCAACATTTACTGCAGGCAGAGGAAACTGCTCATAAGGCATGGCCTCGTACATTGGCGGCACAGCACGCACCGGGGCTGGCGCGGCAGCAACTTTAGCAGGTGCGGCCTGCTGGGCCGTTGAAACGCAACCCGAAAGCGCGACAGCACTCGCACCGATCAGAAATGCACGCCGGCTCGTGACACCTTTAGGCAGCATGGGCACATCACTGCCTTCAGAAAATTTACGCGACATCCAAAAACTCTTTCATTTGCACGACTTGAAGCCACATGCCCTCCACTACGAAAGCATGTCAGCGAATGTTTGCCGAGAAAAAGGAGACCAAACTTAAGTGAGCCTTAAGAGAACAACGTATTCTGCAACTTACGCGTTATCTTGAATGATGATGAAGCAATCAAAAGGCTTGTGTTGCTAAAATAGCGATCCCTGCCCGCCAGAACCAGACGATGACGCCTTTCGCGTGGCGCCCTTTGGTGATGAGGTATCGTAGCCATGTCCCGCCGTTGCCGCAACATCCCCATCGCGGAAGCGGATCGATAGCGCGTCACCGTCAGAAACGCCTGCAGCGAGTTTGACCGGCTTGCCATCGGCATTAAAAACAACCGCAAAACCGCGATCAAGAACACTTTCATAAGAGAGCGTCCGCATCAGGCGTTCCAGTTCGTGACCGCGTCTTTTCGTGCGCTCAAACAAGATATTAATCGCCTGATCACGCCGCCGATCAAGCTGCTCTATTGTGCCTTTCGCAAGGGTCGTACGCCGTAACAAAGGCTCTGGTGCCAGCCTGTCGGAACGCCTCGCAAACAATGTGCGCCGCTCGCGCAAAAACGCTTCAAGCGCACGCGGCAGACGCTGTCCAAGCAGCTTCATGTGACGCTTCTGTTCGTCGAACCCGCGTTGCAGCAAGCGCGGCGACAACTGACGTGCGCGACCCTCAAAGTGAACACGCTTCTTTTGTGTATTCACAAAAAGCGCCCGCGTCAGTCGCGAAGCGGCTTCATCAAAACGACGCCGTGGCAATGCCAGCAACTGATCAGCCGACGGCAATGCCCGGCTCGCGGCACGATGCGCCTGACGCTTCAGGTCGATAAAACGTGACATGGCAGACGCCAGGCGCGCCGATTGCGTTGCAACAGTTGCGATCAGATCGGCTTTGACGGGCACAGCCATTTCAGCGGCACCCGTGGGCGTTGGCGCGCGTACATCGGCGGCCAGATCAATAAGCGTCCAGTCGGTTTCATGACCGACAGCCGAAATCACCGGAATATGCGAAGCCGCAACTGCGCGAACGACTATTTCTTCATTGAAACCCCAAAGATCTTCGAGACTGCCTCCACCGCGCGCGACAATCAGCACGTCGGGGCGTGAAATCGCGCCATCTTCAGCCAGTGCATTGAAACCTTCCACCGCTGCGGCCACTTCCGCGCCGCTTGTCTCGCCCTGCACGCGCACCGGCCAAACGATCACATGCAGCGGAAAGCGATCTGAAATGCGGTGAATAATATCGCGGATCACCGCCCCTGTTGGCGATGTGACAACACCAATAACCCGCGGCATGAAAGGCAATAGTTGCTTGACCGCAGGATCAAACAGACCTTCGGCGGCCAGCCTGCGCTTGCGCTCTTCAAGCAGCGCCATCAGCGCACCAGCGCCTGCAGGCTCCATCTGTTCAATGACGATCTGATATTTGGAAGAACCTGGATAAGTCGTCAGTTTGCCAGTGGCAATGACTTCCATACCCTCTTCGGGGCGGAAGCGTAAACGCCCCATCGATCCACGCCATATCACGGCTTCAAGCCGCGCACGATCATCCTTCAAAGCAAAATAGGCATGTCCCGACGAATGTGGTCCACGATAACCAGAAATCTCGCCCCGCACGCGCACATGCGAAAACGTATCCTCGACCGTACGCTTTAAAGCGCCGGAAATCTCGGAAACGCTATATTCCGCTACATTTGAAGCGGTGCCGCTTGGTATAGAATCGGAACCCATGCTCATCTCATCATAGGCACCCAGCGCACCCCTCCGGTCAACGGGTCAAGTCGTCGCCCTGCATCTTATGCACCATCACCAGCCCGGCAACAATTCGTTGCTGCGCACACGCCGTGTCCGAACCGAAGGAAAACCTGCAATTTCAGCCGACGCCAATGCAGCCGGTGCAGGCGATGAAATATTATCAAGACTTTCAATGATATGCTGGGCCAGTGCATCAACAATCGGATTCTGCTTGGTATGTCCGCGCATGATGCCAATGCCGAATTCCGGCAAGGTGCCAAAACCATCTGCTTCGCCCAAAACACGCATTCCGGGCCGTAGCGCACATTCCGGCAACACAGAAACCGCAAGCCCCGACAGAACGGCAGCCGCCAGAACAGTCGCAGACCAGCTCGTAATAATGATGCGATAATCGCGTTCCACCTGTTCCAGAACATTGATTGCAGCATGGCGCCAGATGCAAGTCGGTCGCCCGACAGCGAGCGGCAACATCGCCTCTTCATGCACCGCATGGTTGGCCGATGCTACCCATAAAAGCGGCTCAGTGCGTACAACTTCTGACCGGCGTTTATCATCGCACTGCGTCACAAGAGCAATGTCCAGCGTTCCACGACGGATCATTTCGTCGAGATTAACCGTCGGCTCGCAAACAACCGACAATTCGACACGTGGGTTAGACCGCGCAAAACGCGCCATGATTTCGGGCAAAAACCGATCGGCATAATCGTCGGGCGTGCCGATACGCACATGGCCTTCAAGTTGCGTATCATCAAAGGCTGCAATGGTTTCACCATTCAGCAACAACATACGGCGCGCATATAGCAGCAGCCTTTCACCATCTTCAGTCAGCCGATTGATACGCCCATCGCGTTCAAAAAGCGGTTTTCCGATACGCTCTTCAAGGCGGCGCATCTGCATTGAAACAGCAGATTGTGTTTTGAAAACCGCATCAGCCGCTTTTGTAAAACTGCCCGTATCCGCAATGGCGATGAACGTCTGCAACTGATCCAGATCCAAAGGTGCACTCATCAAAACCATCCATCACTATTATTGAACTATTACATTAAAAACATTCGTTGGAACAATCAATTCCATTATTGGATAAAGCTGGTGTTGCAGAGAATGGAAACGCGAAAGCGAATGACCTGACGATGGAAACAATTTGAATACGCGCGCTTAAAGGAGAGCGGCAATGACAGCGATCAGCAAGACCATCATGACACATTTACCGGCTACGAGCACACTGACCTCTGTGCTCAAGCAAATGGTAAAATCGGTGTTTATGTCGGTTATGCGGCGCTGGACGCTAATCCGAAACCGACGCCATGTGCTCCACCTCAATGAACTCGATAATTACCTGCTCAAGGATATCG
This genomic interval carries:
- a CDS encoding MarR family transcriptional regulator, which encodes MRQAWVEFASLLSANARGWRKAFDTAMAEHNLSDAKALPLISLLRHGDCIPQGVLAERVGIEGATIVRVVDELEKDKLIQRIADDTDRRVKLIQLTDEGRELALKVDKTSARLRTAFLGDLDPDSVDIAMDVLRELNEKFQNRPS
- a CDS encoding DUF1127 domain-containing protein, yielding MTAISKTIMTHLPATSTLTSVLKQMVKSVFMSVMRRWTLIRNRRHVLHLNELDNYLLKDIGLQSGDVFTAIHKRSAEDPTRVLAALADARSRVEATRHIC
- the xseA gene encoding exodeoxyribonuclease VII large subunit gives rise to the protein MGSDSIPSGTASNVAEYSVSEISGALKRTVEDTFSHVRVRGEISGYRGPHSSGHAYFALKDDRARLEAVIWRGSMGRLRFRPEEGMEVIATGKLTTYPGSSKYQIVIEQMEPAGAGALMALLEERKRRLAAEGLFDPAVKQLLPFMPRVIGVVTSPTGAVIRDIIHRISDRFPLHVIVWPVRVQGETSGAEVAAAVEGFNALAEDGAISRPDVLIVARGGGSLEDLWGFNEEIVVRAVAASHIPVISAVGHETDWTLIDLAADVRAPTPTGAAEMAVPVKADLIATVATQSARLASAMSRFIDLKRQAHRAASRALPSADQLLALPRRRFDEAASRLTRALFVNTQKKRVHFEGRARQLSPRLLQRGFDEQKRHMKLLGQRLPRALEAFLRERRTLFARRSDRLAPEPLLRRTTLAKGTIEQLDRRRDQAINILFERTKRRGHELERLMRTLSYESVLDRGFAVVFNADGKPVKLAAGVSDGDALSIRFRDGDVAATAGHGYDTSSPKGATRKASSSGSGGQGSLF
- a CDS encoding DMT family transporter, which gives rise to MQAQGSLTFLVAALIAGAVVPFQAGANAALGRALGHPLWATIVSLVVSIICVLPVLLAMKVSLPTFTGLAGQPKWIWIGGVAGVLYITAAILLAPKLGAAGFMTAVIAGQLIASVLIDYFGIMGFVSREITPSRIAGVLLVAVGVIVMQGPSLWRSAETIATATVNK
- a CDS encoding L,D-transpeptidase gives rise to the protein MSRKFSEGSDVPMLPKGVTSRRAFLIGASAVALSGCVSTAQQAAPAKVAAAPAPVRAVPPMYEAMPYEQFPLPAVNVAKVDPKFWRQEVDYPTSEKVGTVIVDTPNKYLYHVRSNGRAMRYGIGVGRDGFSWAGRAIIAYKRQWPRWTPPDEMVARQPELMPYSIANGGMPPGLKNPLGARALYIHKDGRDTIYRLHGSSEEWSIGKAVSSGCIRLLNQDVIDLYNNVRDGSTIVVIPDPSKGTQVSA
- a CDS encoding LysR family transcriptional regulator translates to MHQTNNLRNVDLNLLVILDVLLTERHVSRAAVRLNMSQPAVSHALVRLRGLFDDPLLVREGAGLVPTLKAMEIAKPLTEVLTGVRAVLGPQGFDPATTQYRFHLSMSDYGGSILLPRLVRELRQDAPGIDLAVSQFSREGMIARILDGDIDLGFGVFPHLPAQIAADVIMQDEYVCLLDRRSLEGRAFDAETYFARPHALVAVRGDATTEIEESLKLAGHTRHIAVVVPHWGVAPQLIAGTDLILTTARGGLRNLPQDNNLIVLPAPVVLPPIPFVQIWHKRRESDPAHRWLRSKISSTVFNTQ
- a CDS encoding glutamate--cysteine ligase, producing the protein MARDTTDETALTGVEELAAYLAEGSKPKDAWRIGTEHEKFPFYVADNSPVPYEGPRGIKAILEGMKAKLGWEPIIDEGNIIGLVEPTGQGAISLEPGGQFELSGAPLSSIHQTCREVNAHLSQVHEIAEPLGIRFLGLGGSPKWTLAETPVMPKSRYKIMSNYMPKVGHEGLDMMYRTSTIQVNLDFSSETDMRRKMQVSMKLQSIATALFASSPFTEGKPNHLLSWRSNIWRDTDNQRSGVLPFVFSENFGFIDYVEWALDIPMYFILRDGRYHDCTHVTFRQFVNGALKGEVSDPVPNMGDWTNHLSTLFPEVRLKRFLEMRGADGGPWRRICALPAYWVGLLYDDEALSAAEYLTKDWTYEEVLALRNDVPAKALNASFRGKPVVQIARKTLEISRLGLLNRKQLNGDGFDETHFLAPLEEIVAAGITDAERMLKAYNSVWAGSVEPIFLEYAY
- a CDS encoding LysR substrate-binding domain-containing protein, with product MSAPLDLDQLQTFIAIADTGSFTKAADAVFKTQSAVSMQMRRLEERIGKPLFERDGRINRLTEDGERLLLYARRMLLLNGETIAAFDDTQLEGHVRIGTPDDYADRFLPEIMARFARSNPRVELSVVCEPTVNLDEMIRRGTLDIALVTQCDDKRRSEVVRTEPLLWVASANHAVHEEAMLPLAVGRPTCIWRHAAINVLEQVERDYRIIITSWSATVLAAAVLSGLAVSVLPECALRPGMRVLGEADGFGTLPEFGIGIMRGHTKQNPIVDALAQHIIESLDNISSPAPAALASAEIAGFPSVRTRRVRSNELLPGW
- a CDS encoding FUSC family protein; translation: MTKPVETLPKFWDVVFSLKTFAAAMLALWIALMADLPNPYWSIAAVYIVAHPLSGATTSKGFYRLIGTIIGGAVTILFVPNLVNSPEILTLAIGLWMGLCLAISLLDGTPRSYLFMLAGYTVAIASFVVVSAPETTFAYAVGRVEEIAIGIICAAVVNRLVFPRHSGPVVVARIDNWLRDGSMLLLETLRGKGDSPEFRRDRQRLAADALELRNLTTHVAYDTSSIRNLGTLLHVLQQRMVAVLPIISSLHDVLLLKPGEGEKPWHPAVQKLLDETCSWIESGENLTEQRRAVLLGYIDEIERYGRDADTWSELLPFNVAARVRDLVQIWSDCITLRQDIVSGSRHSLRWRRYDAHLKTRPQHRDYGMAFLSGFGAFISTCVATAFWIATGWSQGGAAAMMAGIFCCLFAAMDDPVPVMRKFGQLLMIVIVAAFVFEFALLPLVDSFFPLMLVLGLFLIPAGLLLAIPSQFMLGMVLCINLPMLLMLQGRLTHDFVSFANANLATVVGIVIAAVVTSIVRSVGAEWTVQRLVKAGWNDLALATERKPGRHRRQRMNRLLLRMIDRIGMMTPRLALIPSADIAKVDLLRDLRNGMNTIDLQQYRAKLPEDCRDAVDRVLDGIGAHYRALLHNRKAETRTDIDEQLLSAIDDAIAIIIDQGSPAIAKRPRLALVALRFNLFPKAPPFQLPPQPRLELPQAA
- a CDS encoding 16S rRNA (uracil(1498)-N(3))-methyltransferase translates to MRANYKMQRIYIETGISDGVSAEAPTQAAHYLTHVLRLKEGDEVLAFNGQDGEWKVRLRPEGKKRLFLEVIEQTRPQPAPCDLIYCFAPLKQGRLDYMVQKAVEMGAGILQPVVTQHTQVPKLGTDRIKANAIEAAEQCGVLAIPECREAIRFDRFLEQWDQSRRLIFCDEGHETDDPLTILSELKNGPYAVLIGPEGGFSESERRQLRELPFVTAIPLGPRILRADTAAVAALTLVQAVLGDWKARA